In Trueperaceae bacterium, one DNA window encodes the following:
- a CDS encoding FAD-dependent oxidoreductase: protein MTLPPREARIAAEVDVLVVGGGPAGLGAALGAAWAGAEVVLVERYGFLGGNATAALVMPLMSHFTQSQPSANLDLTRLLPADHGPGDPVVAGALEVLLHRLISNGWGLAPSEETGYTVPFDPEGYKQVLLELLDEAGVRYLFHSFASGVVAGEDGPTGVTFEGKSGPLVIYADSIVDCTGDGDVAAASGAEYRVGRELDGLVQPMTLMFRMVEFERPEFAAYVRENPQQWRGVHGLWALIEEAHAAGDLDLPRDDILLFATPHERELSVNSTRVGGVLGSDVWDLTRAEWQSRRQMRQIEAFLRKYVPGFQTAYLAQSGVQIGVRETRRIVGDYVLTGEDVVSARQFDDVVARGAYPIDIHDPSGKGTVLKRLPPGEAYDIPLRCLLPRGVDRLLVAGRCISGTHEAHSSYRVTPIAVATGQAAGVCAALASARGEKTRHVPVADVQSVLLAQGANLRDLSAQESTGRREPERSSRRG from the coding sequence GTGACCTTGCCGCCTCGGGAGGCGCGGATCGCCGCCGAGGTGGACGTACTGGTGGTAGGTGGAGGCCCGGCGGGACTGGGCGCAGCCCTGGGTGCCGCCTGGGCGGGTGCCGAAGTGGTGCTCGTGGAACGGTACGGATTCCTGGGCGGCAACGCCACCGCCGCCCTGGTGATGCCGCTCATGTCGCACTTCACCCAGAGCCAGCCCTCGGCAAATCTGGACCTGACCCGCCTCCTGCCGGCCGACCATGGACCGGGTGACCCCGTAGTGGCAGGCGCCCTCGAGGTACTCCTCCACCGGCTCATCTCCAACGGCTGGGGCTTAGCTCCCAGCGAGGAGACCGGCTACACGGTGCCGTTCGATCCCGAGGGGTACAAGCAGGTGCTGCTCGAACTCCTCGACGAAGCGGGCGTCCGCTATCTGTTCCACTCATTCGCCAGCGGTGTAGTGGCCGGCGAGGATGGGCCGACCGGGGTGACCTTCGAGGGCAAGTCGGGCCCGCTGGTGATCTACGCCGACTCGATCGTCGATTGCACAGGGGACGGCGACGTGGCTGCGGCCAGCGGCGCCGAGTATCGGGTGGGACGCGAACTAGACGGCCTCGTCCAGCCGATGACGCTGATGTTCCGGATGGTCGAGTTCGAACGGCCCGAGTTCGCCGCCTACGTCCGTGAGAATCCCCAGCAGTGGCGTGGCGTGCACGGACTCTGGGCGCTCATCGAGGAGGCCCATGCAGCTGGTGATCTCGACCTTCCCAGAGACGACATCCTCCTCTTCGCCACGCCCCATGAGCGGGAGTTGAGCGTGAACAGCACCAGGGTGGGCGGGGTGCTGGGTAGCGACGTGTGGGATCTGACGCGGGCCGAGTGGCAGAGCCGCCGGCAGATGAGACAGATAGAGGCCTTCCTGCGCAAGTATGTGCCCGGTTTCCAGACCGCCTACCTTGCTCAGAGCGGTGTGCAGATAGGCGTGCGTGAGACGCGGCGGATCGTTGGCGACTACGTTCTCACCGGCGAAGACGTGGTTTCGGCCCGCCAGTTCGACGACGTCGTAGCGAGAGGTGCCTATCCGATCGACATCCACGACCCGAGTGGCAAGGGAACCGTGCTCAAACGGCTGCCCCCAGGGGAGGCCTACGACATCCCACTGCGCTGTCTCCTCCCACGCGGGGTGGACAGGCTACTGGTGGCGGGGCGCTGCATCTCCGGAACCCATGAGGCTCACTCCTCGTACCGGGTGACGCCGATCGCCGTGGCGACCGGTCAGGCGGCAGGCGTGTGCGCTGCCCTTGCCTCGGCGAGGGGGGAGAAGACGCGGCACGTGCCGGTGGCCGACGTGCAGAGTGTGCTGTTGGCCCAGGGCGCGAACCTGCGCGACCTCTCTGCCCAAGAATCGACGGGGCGGCGCGAGCCCGAACGGTCCTCGCGCCGAGGCTGA
- a CDS encoding methyltransferase domain-containing protein, whose product MQKPPFSALAQVYDELMADVEYEEWLDFVLEQAERRGHPEGRVLDLGCGTGNMTIPLARRGYRVTGLDGSMEMLEVARGKAPDLDWRLGEFTSFDLGERFALAVSVFDSLNNLISPEQFLAATSRVRCHLVPDGLFLFDVNTRVGLADPWHDGLVEGWAGDIFYRWVHSYDPATELARVEAYCEHDGRSFTEVHLERPFDPAEVTELLASSGFVEVETLNYPDGEPAGEDEERIWVVARAPKD is encoded by the coding sequence GTGCAGAAGCCGCCCTTCTCTGCCCTCGCCCAGGTTTACGACGAACTGATGGCCGACGTCGAGTACGAGGAGTGGCTCGATTTCGTCCTCGAGCAGGCCGAGCGGCGCGGCCACCCCGAAGGGCGGGTGCTCGACCTCGGCTGCGGCACCGGGAATATGACGATCCCGCTCGCACGCCGGGGGTACCGGGTGACGGGGCTCGACGGCTCCATGGAGATGCTCGAGGTCGCCAGAGGCAAGGCGCCGGACCTCGACTGGCGCTTGGGCGAGTTCACGAGCTTCGACCTCGGTGAACGTTTCGCGCTGGCGGTCTCGGTGTTCGACTCGCTGAACAACCTGATCTCACCCGAGCAGTTCCTGGCGGCCACCAGCAGGGTGAGATGCCACCTCGTTCCCGACGGCCTCTTCCTCTTCGACGTGAATACTCGGGTGGGCCTCGCCGATCCGTGGCATGACGGCCTGGTCGAGGGGTGGGCGGGCGACATCTTCTACCGCTGGGTACACAGCTACGATCCGGCTACCGAGCTCGCCCGGGTGGAGGCGTATTGCGAGCACGATGGGCGGAGCTTCACCGAGGTCCACCTCGAACGACCGTTCGATCCGGCCGAGGTGACCGAGTTGCTCGCATCATCCGGCTTCGTCGAGGTGGAAACGCTCAACTATCCGGACGGAGAGCCGGCCGGGGAAGACGAGGAACGGATCTGGGTCGTCGCGCGAGCGCCGAAAGACTAG
- a CDS encoding prepilin-type N-terminal cleavage/methylation domain-containing protein: MITSSFRDSRGLTILEVLVALSVIAIAFLALAMAQITNLKATVRTQAITELKAAANVVLEEKMSDVLRADSYETEPAAYDLADEYEEGMIRYLRFWFLDYYYGCSSRPVPSGLRALDETVVCYDEDSDRFENIEITWQLKGREQIEGEGLLDIIVTATHDSGSSLTIGDVVSCYAVYPSPSSEVPMPCPEPADPNGVGG; encoded by the coding sequence ATGATTACTAGCTCGTTCCGCGATTCGCGCGGACTCACCATCCTCGAGGTGCTGGTAGCGCTCTCGGTTATCGCAATCGCCTTCTTAGCCTTAGCGATGGCACAGATTACAAACCTGAAAGCTACTGTACGGACGCAAGCGATAACCGAGCTCAAAGCAGCTGCCAACGTAGTCTTGGAAGAAAAGATGTCAGATGTCCTTCGAGCCGACTCATACGAGACAGAGCCGGCGGCCTACGACCTGGCGGACGAGTATGAGGAGGGGATGATTCGATACCTCCGGTTCTGGTTCCTTGACTACTACTACGGTTGTTCCAGTAGGCCTGTACCCTCGGGACTTCGCGCGTTGGACGAGACGGTGGTGTGCTACGACGAAGACTCGGACAGGTTCGAAAACATCGAAATTACATGGCAGCTGAAAGGCCGGGAGCAAATCGAGGGCGAGGGCCTACTCGACATAATAGTCACGGCTACACACGACTCTGGGTCGAGTCTGACAATCGGCGATGTCGTTAGTTGTTACGCAGTCTATCCGTCACCGAGCAGTGAAGTGCCGATGCCTTGTCCGGAACCTGCCGATCCAAACGGTGTAGGAGGCTAG
- a CDS encoding rod shape-determining protein, whose product MIGVDLGTTNVRIHVKGKGVLLREPAVIAVIKGTTDVKAVGEEAYRMLGRTPGNITAIRPMDQGVIADYTLTEKMLKAFIRKVLSGPGRFLRPNIMVCIPSGITEVEKRAVLQAMNEIGARKAYLIEEPVAGAIGAGIDIAEPIGSMVVDVGGGTTDIAIISMGGIVVSDSIRIAGNTFDQEIVRFVKAQHNLLIGDRTAENIKRDVGAAAIVDDDENRTIEVRGRDLIDGMPKSVVVSTKDVISALESSLDKIAAVLRRVLEQSPPELVSDVIERGVVMTGGGSLLRRLDTYLQQAVNIPVAVAENPTDAVVVGTAKALEYEHLLTEAKIGSRR is encoded by the coding sequence ATGATCGGTGTCGACCTGGGAACGACCAACGTGCGCATCCACGTCAAGGGCAAGGGCGTGCTGTTGCGCGAGCCGGCGGTAATCGCCGTGATAAAGGGAACAACGGATGTCAAGGCGGTCGGCGAGGAGGCCTACCGCATGCTGGGGCGCACCCCCGGCAATATCACCGCGATCCGCCCGATGGATCAGGGCGTCATCGCCGACTACACCCTCACCGAGAAGATGCTCAAGGCGTTCATCCGCAAGGTGCTCTCGGGGCCGGGCCGCTTCTTGCGCCCGAACATCATGGTCTGCATCCCCAGCGGCATCACCGAGGTGGAGAAGCGGGCCGTGCTGCAGGCCATGAACGAGATAGGCGCCCGGAAGGCGTACTTGATCGAGGAGCCGGTGGCGGGGGCGATCGGAGCCGGCATCGACATCGCCGAACCGATCGGCTCGATGGTGGTCGATGTCGGTGGTGGCACGACCGACATCGCAATCATCAGTATGGGCGGTATCGTTGTCTCGGACTCGATCCGGATCGCCGGCAACACCTTCGACCAGGAGATCGTTCGTTTCGTCAAGGCGCAGCACAATCTGCTGATAGGCGACAGGACCGCCGAGAACATCAAACGCGACGTTGGCGCAGCCGCCATAGTCGACGATGACGAGAACCGAACGATCGAGGTACGGGGACGCGACCTGATCGACGGGATGCCCAAATCGGTGGTAGTGAGCACGAAAGACGTCATCTCGGCGTTGGAGAGCTCGCTGGACAAGATAGCCGCCGTCCTCAGACGGGTGCTCGAGCAGTCCCCACCCGAACTGGTTTCCGACGTCATCGAGCGCGGCGTGGTGATGACCGGCGGAGGCTCACTGCTCCGTCGCCTCGACACCTACCTTCAGCAGGCGGTCAACATCCCCGTGGCGGTCGCCGAGAACCCTACCGACGCGGTAGTGGTGGGCACCGCCAAGGCGCTGGAGTACGAGCACCTGCTGACCGAAGCGAAGATCGGTTCACGCCGCTGA
- a CDS encoding tetratricopeptide repeat protein, with product MTVQKQSEGASPWRKLFEEVRRAAANRRDELGVQGSINWLRQQMERRGANPNVVRNIIYRDKGRPADKRALFEILAQLWEECGQGKLSAPEIEVLLAHGKGAESDAVALLGREKRRAYREFVGGVRSGVFPKLLVTGRPGSGKTLLIDYIQEALEAAPKAADRIVRLEFGAGHLATSLTRLALSVGVPAEVIESKLVKVGSSGAYAVQADAQAEVARVILEAVRASETPTVLLAHVSRTSAQEERLGSTLLRLNTPEVPRVSAAEWLWMSLFDPLSRLPSVALLVSMSDVPARAMASLGAFDEPIRLSPPTASEARRYVRSRLPNLDPRQQEAVVRRAGRSFEELRTLTLLAQVRGPTGADPVEDVNSQHVAQLASLVVSAGDERLRDFLAALAALSLAEFPTFTAASLESVRQDTAEPNAIELAFLDPVPPAPDRYRPFSREFARLLRQTLLENDPERFRSYSRRAADFFHPGISSADPAEAAHRHLHHLFDARDWPALAERIDDGGLQQSLVRPLWEAARSELGRGELFENVAYQVAAHFVRLGAHDHPKSQQAFAELEKSASEQLRSWAFIQRAEGAVLRGQVDTATELLERCPGSGDDLREAEAALVRASISRWRSDLDEAARYVEEVARPRLTRAAGAGRAVRVAKAKAAVWAGLIAKDRGDLETALREFDSVARGDELIEARVAFQRGDVLLALGRFDAALEALDEAVRLARLSDALTSEQTRYLSRRATLHRKRGSLELARADFEAARAIIRAGDEWASEQERAFWLARSENERALLLMAEGDHQGAIHLLEANMHTFETFGERLRVDSSYRVLRGTLRLGRAYLFRALGQPYRLPYLRNVDEVPEGADLRHARALVASVRDAIDKRGSGRLHWPLRRDTRILTSLLCGDPSKAVAQARCALSEARFPYQIAESRAHIALALLRSGDAIAALEEVAMGQTALAGLVDEHEASDVGLRSWLTGLEIEASLVSGDVERAARALAIVLRDDQYRPYQQTLLRMFGEAVEESGKSQVLSSSELRPILHLNGELSSGRVRLPDALSAWWQGQESVAGH from the coding sequence ATGACCGTCCAGAAGCAGTCGGAGGGGGCGAGCCCCTGGCGCAAGCTGTTCGAGGAGGTTCGGCGCGCCGCCGCCAACCGCCGGGACGAACTGGGGGTCCAGGGGAGCATCAACTGGTTGCGGCAGCAGATGGAACGCCGCGGCGCGAACCCGAACGTCGTCCGCAACATCATCTACAGGGACAAGGGCCGGCCCGCGGACAAGCGCGCCCTCTTCGAAATCCTCGCCCAGCTGTGGGAGGAGTGCGGTCAGGGGAAGCTGAGCGCTCCCGAGATCGAGGTGCTCCTGGCTCACGGGAAGGGCGCCGAGTCCGACGCGGTCGCGCTCCTTGGACGCGAGAAGCGGCGGGCCTATCGCGAGTTCGTGGGGGGCGTGCGTTCAGGCGTCTTCCCCAAGCTGCTCGTCACCGGGCGTCCCGGCTCGGGCAAGACCCTGCTCATCGATTACATCCAGGAGGCGCTGGAGGCTGCCCCCAAGGCAGCCGACAGGATCGTCCGTCTCGAGTTCGGCGCCGGTCATCTGGCCACTTCTCTGACCAGGCTCGCTCTGAGCGTGGGCGTCCCCGCCGAAGTGATCGAGTCGAAACTGGTCAAGGTAGGTTCCTCGGGCGCCTACGCCGTGCAGGCCGACGCGCAGGCCGAGGTAGCGCGTGTCATCCTCGAGGCAGTCCGCGCTAGCGAGACGCCCACGGTGCTGCTGGCTCACGTATCGCGTACCAGCGCTCAGGAGGAGCGTCTTGGCAGCACACTGCTTCGCCTCAACACACCGGAGGTGCCGCGGGTCAGCGCTGCCGAGTGGCTCTGGATGTCGCTGTTCGACCCGCTTTCCCGCCTCCCTTCTGTCGCTCTGCTGGTAAGCATGAGCGACGTGCCGGCCCGAGCGATGGCGAGCCTCGGCGCCTTCGACGAGCCGATCCGGCTGAGCCCGCCCACGGCGAGCGAAGCCCGAAGGTACGTCCGGTCGCGGCTGCCGAACCTCGACCCCCGGCAGCAGGAGGCGGTGGTGCGGCGTGCCGGACGCTCGTTCGAGGAGTTGCGGACCCTCACCTTGCTGGCCCAGGTCAGAGGACCTACCGGCGCCGACCCGGTCGAAGACGTCAACTCGCAGCACGTCGCTCAGTTGGCCTCGCTGGTGGTGAGCGCCGGCGACGAACGACTTCGCGATTTCCTCGCAGCGTTGGCGGCCCTCTCATTGGCGGAGTTCCCCACCTTCACCGCCGCCTCCCTGGAGTCGGTGCGCCAAGACACCGCCGAGCCGAACGCCATAGAGCTCGCTTTCCTCGACCCGGTTCCGCCCGCGCCCGACCGCTATCGGCCCTTCTCGCGTGAATTCGCCCGATTGCTCCGGCAAACACTGCTCGAGAACGACCCCGAGCGGTTCCGGAGCTACAGCAGGCGGGCAGCCGACTTCTTCCATCCGGGCATCAGCAGCGCCGATCCGGCCGAGGCGGCGCACCGTCACCTCCACCACCTGTTCGATGCGCGCGATTGGCCGGCACTGGCCGAGAGGATCGACGACGGCGGGCTCCAGCAGTCGCTCGTGCGGCCGCTGTGGGAGGCTGCGAGGAGTGAGCTCGGGAGGGGCGAGCTTTTCGAGAACGTGGCCTACCAGGTTGCCGCTCACTTCGTCCGGCTCGGAGCTCACGACCACCCGAAATCGCAGCAGGCTTTCGCGGAGCTCGAGAAGTCGGCGAGCGAACAGTTGAGGTCCTGGGCGTTCATCCAACGTGCCGAGGGCGCGGTCCTCAGGGGCCAGGTGGACACCGCGACAGAGTTGCTCGAGCGCTGCCCCGGCAGCGGGGACGATCTGCGGGAAGCGGAAGCGGCCCTGGTGCGGGCGAGCATCTCCAGGTGGCGTAGCGACCTCGACGAGGCGGCCAGATACGTGGAGGAGGTCGCGCGACCCAGGCTCACCAGGGCGGCAGGCGCCGGAAGAGCGGTGCGTGTGGCGAAAGCCAAGGCGGCTGTTTGGGCGGGGCTCATCGCCAAGGACCGGGGCGACCTCGAGACGGCGCTGAGGGAGTTCGACTCGGTCGCCCGTGGAGATGAGCTGATCGAAGCAAGAGTCGCCTTCCAACGCGGCGATGTGCTGCTGGCGCTCGGCCGTTTCGACGCCGCGCTGGAGGCGCTGGACGAAGCCGTTCGCCTGGCTCGCCTGAGTGACGCCCTCACCAGCGAACAGACGCGCTATCTGTCCCGGCGGGCGACGCTTCACCGCAAGCGCGGCAGTCTGGAATTGGCGCGGGCCGACTTCGAAGCGGCACGGGCGATCATTCGTGCCGGCGACGAGTGGGCGAGCGAACAAGAGCGGGCCTTCTGGCTGGCGCGCAGCGAGAACGAGCGGGCGCTGCTGCTCATGGCCGAAGGCGACCATCAGGGAGCCATCCACCTGCTCGAAGCCAACATGCACACCTTCGAGACCTTCGGCGAGCGATTGCGTGTCGATAGCAGCTATCGGGTCTTGCGAGGCACCTTGCGGCTCGGAAGAGCCTACCTGTTCCGCGCCCTGGGTCAGCCGTACCGTCTCCCCTACCTTCGTAACGTCGACGAGGTTCCCGAGGGAGCCGACCTGAGGCACGCCCGGGCACTGGTGGCGTCTGTCCGGGACGCGATCGACAAGCGGGGATCAGGGAGACTCCACTGGCCGCTGCGGCGCGATACCCGCATCCTCACGTCACTGCTCTGCGGCGACCCTTCCAAGGCGGTAGCCCAGGCTCGATGCGCTCTTAGCGAAGCTCGCTTCCCCTACCAGATCGCCGAGAGTCGGGCCCATATCGCCCTCGCCTTGCTCCGCTCCGGCGATGCCATCGCTGCTCTGGAGGAGGTCGCGATGGGCCAAACGGCTCTGGCGGGTCTGGTGGACGAGCATGAGGCGTCGGACGTCGGGCTCCGTTCTTGGCTCACCGGCCTCGAGATCGAGGCTTCGCTCGTGTCTGGTGACGTCGAGCGAGCGGCACGAGCGCTTGCGATCGTCCTGCGCGATGACCAGTACCGGCCGTACCAGCAGACACTCCTGCGGATGTTCGGGGAGGCGGTCGAGGAGAGTGGCAAGAGTCAGGTGCTTAGCAGCAGTGAACTGAGACCGATACTCCATCTGAACGGGGAACTGAGCAGCGGACGGGTACGGCTACCCGACGCTCTGAGTGCCTGGTGGCAGGGTCAGGAGAGCGTAGCCGGCCACTGA
- a CDS encoding NAD(P)-dependent oxidoreductase: MNETSVGFIGLGTMGAPMAARLLEAGYQVKVHNRTRERELPLAAAGADRAATPEEAATDSRFVFTMVSDTPDLEEVVLGENGVIHGLGPGALLIDMSTISPAATRRIAERLQEVGASMLDAPVSGGSEGAVQGTLSIMAGGSAEDLERARPLLEELGKSITLVGPTGSGQLTKAINQVIIAGTYAAVAEGLALGLKAGIDMEAAHRAVSGGAAGSWGLSNRGPNMIRNDYPLGFRTRLHRKDLGIALAAARELGVPLPITAHVEQLETSLVGRGLGDEDVSNIARVVRQLAGID; encoded by the coding sequence GTGAACGAGACGAGCGTCGGCTTCATCGGTTTGGGAACGATGGGCGCGCCCATGGCGGCGCGCCTGCTCGAGGCGGGTTACCAGGTCAAGGTCCACAACCGAACGAGGGAACGCGAGTTGCCGCTGGCGGCGGCAGGAGCGGACCGCGCTGCCACACCCGAGGAGGCTGCCACCGATTCCCGATTCGTGTTCACGATGGTGTCCGACACCCCGGACCTCGAAGAGGTGGTGCTGGGCGAGAACGGCGTAATCCACGGCCTCGGCCCCGGCGCGCTCCTCATAGACATGAGTACGATCAGCCCGGCCGCCACCCGGCGGATAGCCGAGCGCCTGCAAGAGGTCGGCGCCTCCATGCTCGACGCCCCCGTATCGGGCGGCAGCGAGGGCGCGGTCCAGGGAACACTGTCGATAATGGCCGGTGGAAGCGCAGAGGACCTGGAACGGGCACGGCCGCTTCTGGAGGAGTTGGGCAAGAGCATCACTCTCGTCGGGCCCACAGGCAGCGGTCAGCTCACCAAGGCCATCAATCAGGTGATAATCGCCGGCACCTACGCTGCTGTCGCCGAGGGTCTGGCGCTCGGCCTGAAGGCGGGCATCGACATGGAGGCGGCTCACAGGGCCGTCTCGGGCGGAGCCGCCGGGTCTTGGGGCCTCAGCAACAGGGGTCCCAACATGATCAGGAACGACTACCCGCTCGGCTTCCGCACCCGCCTCCACCGTAAGGACCTGGGGATCGCTCTCGCCGCTGCCCGGGAACTCGGCGTGCCGCTGCCGATAACCGCACACGTCGAGCAGTTGGAAACCAGCCTGGTTGGGCGCGGCCTTGGTGACGAGGACGTCAGCAACATCGCCAGGGTGGTCCGCCAGCTCGCCGGTATCGACTAG
- a CDS encoding peptidylprolyl isomerase: MESAQAGKVVRVHYTGKLDDGTVFDSSEGREPLEFTLGSGQVIAGFDQAVDGMTVGETRSARIPAADAYGQRRDDLMLEVDREQIPEGIELAVGTQLQLQQQDGQAVPVTVAELDSDSVTLDANHPLAGQDLIFELELVGVD, translated from the coding sequence ATGGAAAGTGCTCAAGCTGGAAAAGTGGTGCGTGTCCACTACACCGGGAAGCTGGATGACGGGACCGTGTTCGACTCCTCCGAAGGACGCGAGCCGCTGGAGTTCACCCTGGGCAGCGGTCAAGTGATCGCCGGTTTCGATCAGGCGGTAGACGGAATGACGGTGGGCGAGACTCGCTCGGCCCGCATACCGGCCGCGGATGCCTACGGGCAACGCCGCGACGACCTGATGCTCGAGGTGGACCGCGAGCAGATCCCGGAGGGGATCGAACTCGCCGTCGGCACCCAGCTGCAGCTGCAGCAACAGGACGGCCAGGCGGTTCCGGTCACGGTCGCGGAACTCGACAGTGACAGCGTCACCCTCGACGCCAACCACCCGCTGGCCGGTCAGGACCTGATCTTCGAACTGGAACTGGTCGGGGTCGATTGA
- a CDS encoding gamma-glutamyltransferase family protein: MNFDLPYPSKRAPVLARNLVATSQPLAAQAGLAMLQAGGNAVDAALASAITLTVVEPTGNGIGSDAFAIVWDGKRLHGLNASGRSPAAWSPDRFSDVGIPQRGWESVTVPGAVSAWKALSDRFGSLEFDRLFEPAIHYAEEGFAVTPHVAFLWNLAAEKLGGFEEFRRGFLLAGRAPRAGETFRYPDQALTLEAIAGSGGEAFYRGELAERIAADAERHGAALRPDDLAAHRPEWSGTISTSYRDLHLHEIPPNGQGLAALLALGILRHCPIEEYPIDSADSLHLQIEAMKLAFADAHRYVADPDHLDLRPSELLADEYLQGRAALIDRRRARVPSYGVPARSGTVYLSAADASGMMVSFIQSNYRGFGSGIVVPGTGISLQNRGAGFTLEEGHPNRVGGCKRPFHTIIPGFLMHGSKPLMSFGVMGGPMQPQGHLQMVLRVGINDQNPQAAVDAPRWQVMGGADVAVEPGFERKVLDELASRGHRLRQAPAEESFAFGGAQLIYRLEDGYVAGSEWRKDGQAVGF, encoded by the coding sequence ATGAATTTCGACCTTCCTTACCCTTCGAAGCGAGCACCCGTCCTCGCCCGCAACCTGGTCGCCACCTCACAGCCGCTCGCCGCCCAGGCCGGGCTGGCCATGCTCCAGGCAGGCGGTAATGCCGTAGACGCGGCGCTCGCCTCGGCTATCACCCTCACCGTCGTGGAACCCACTGGCAACGGTATCGGCTCCGACGCGTTCGCTATCGTGTGGGACGGCAAACGGTTGCACGGGCTCAACGCCTCGGGACGCTCACCGGCCGCCTGGAGCCCGGATCGCTTCTCTGATGTCGGAATTCCACAGCGGGGCTGGGAGAGTGTGACGGTGCCTGGCGCGGTGTCGGCCTGGAAGGCTCTCTCGGACCGCTTCGGCTCCCTCGAGTTCGACCGCCTCTTCGAGCCCGCCATCCACTATGCCGAGGAGGGGTTCGCGGTCACGCCCCACGTCGCCTTCCTGTGGAACCTGGCTGCCGAGAAGCTGGGCGGCTTCGAAGAGTTCCGCCGCGGCTTCCTGCTCGCGGGCAGGGCTCCACGGGCAGGCGAGACCTTCCGCTACCCGGATCAGGCGCTCACGCTCGAAGCGATCGCAGGCAGCGGCGGCGAGGCCTTCTACCGTGGCGAACTGGCGGAACGGATCGCTGCCGACGCCGAACGGCACGGCGCGGCCCTCCGGCCGGATGACCTGGCGGCCCACCGGCCCGAGTGGAGCGGGACCATCTCCACCTCGTACCGGGACCTCCACCTCCACGAGATCCCACCGAACGGGCAGGGTCTGGCCGCATTGCTGGCGCTGGGCATCCTCAGGCACTGCCCCATCGAGGAGTACCCGATCGATTCGGCCGACAGCCTGCACCTGCAGATAGAGGCGATGAAGCTCGCCTTCGCCGATGCTCACCGATACGTGGCCGACCCGGATCATCTCGACCTGCGCCCGTCGGAGCTGCTGGCGGACGAGTACCTGCAGGGGCGAGCTGCGCTCATCGACAGGCGGCGCGCGAGAGTACCCAGTTACGGGGTACCGGCCAGAAGCGGCACCGTCTACCTCAGCGCCGCCGATGCGAGTGGCATGATGGTCTCGTTCATCCAGTCGAACTACCGCGGCTTCGGGTCGGGGATAGTGGTGCCGGGCACGGGCATAAGCCTTCAGAACAGGGGCGCGGGGTTCACTCTCGAGGAGGGTCACCCCAACCGGGTCGGCGGCTGCAAGAGGCCGTTCCACACGATCATCCCGGGCTTCCTCATGCACGGTTCCAAACCGCTGATGAGCTTCGGCGTCATGGGCGGGCCGATGCAGCCGCAAGGGCACCTGCAGATGGTGCTGCGCGTCGGCATCAACGACCAGAATCCGCAAGCGGCGGTAGACGCGCCCCGCTGGCAGGTGATGGGCGGCGCTGACGTCGCGGTCGAGCCTGGCTTCGAACGGAAGGTACTCGATGAACTGGCGAGCAGGGGCCACAGGCTCAGGCAGGCCCCGGCCGAGGAGAGTTTCGCCTTCGGCGGAGCACAACTCATCTATCGCCTCGAGGACGGCTACGTCGCCGGCTCCGAGTGGCGCAAGGATGGCCAGGCAGTAGGGTTCTGA
- a CDS encoding GlsB/YeaQ/YmgE family stress response membrane protein, translating to MNIILWIILGALAGWIASLIMGTNKNQGCLMDIIVGVVGAFLGGWIFSLFGGQGVTGFNFYSILVAIIGAVVLLFIVGLFRRGGRD from the coding sequence GTGAACATCATTCTGTGGATCATCCTTGGCGCCTTGGCCGGCTGGATCGCCAGCCTCATCATGGGCACGAACAAGAATCAGGGATGCCTCATGGACATCATCGTAGGTGTCGTGGGCGCTTTCCTGGGCGGCTGGATCTTCAGTCTGTTCGGCGGGCAGGGCGTGACCGGCTTCAACTTCTACAGCATCCTGGTGGCCATCATCGGCGCGGTCGTGCTGCTGTTCATCGTCGGGCTCTTCCGCCGAGGGGGACGCGACTAG
- a CDS encoding GspH/FimT family pseudopilin has product MRDSSGFSVIELLIVAAILAILLGVGFVRFDPSRWELSQAEQVLSQEISRARFEAIKSNRMVELQFDLTGEGAYSLCVDENSDQVCEAAEVISTTTFGSGDFPRTRIAGTDLPNNRIRFDLRGIPTESLFGTSIDLETESGSATSKLVLSATGRVEIQ; this is encoded by the coding sequence ATGCGAGATTCGAGCGGTTTCTCTGTCATCGAACTCCTCATCGTAGCCGCGATCCTCGCCATCCTGCTGGGCGTCGGTTTCGTTCGCTTCGACCCCTCCCGATGGGAGTTGTCCCAAGCGGAGCAGGTCCTTTCGCAAGAGATCTCGAGAGCCAGGTTCGAGGCCATCAAATCGAACAGGATGGTCGAACTGCAGTTCGACCTTACCGGTGAGGGAGCCTATTCCCTGTGTGTAGACGAGAACTCGGACCAGGTCTGTGAGGCTGCCGAGGTCATTTCCACGACCACGTTCGGGAGCGGTGACTTCCCTCGCACGCGGATAGCTGGTACTGATCTTCCCAACAACCGGATACGTTTCGATCTTCGCGGCATCCCAACGGAGAGTCTTTTCGGCACGTCCATAGACCTGGAGACGGAGTCCGGAAGCGCCACGAGTAAGCTCGTGCTTTCGGCCACGGGAAGAGTGGAGATCCAATGA